One stretch of Miscanthus floridulus cultivar M001 chromosome 18, ASM1932011v1, whole genome shotgun sequence DNA includes these proteins:
- the LOC136520914 gene encoding protein PHOSPHATE-INDUCED 1 homolog translates to MACASSSFRLRDHALSLLLLAFLFLSLARHATGAAASPSSRRLMELYKPPPSDLLRYHDGAVLSGDIPVSVLWYGRFTPAQKAIVTDFLLSLSAPPRGRGAPPSPAPSVSQWWGTIDRLYLSKAADAAAVGKSGAYGGKTKKSTRVVLAGQVSDEGCSLGKNLKLAQLPALAAAARAVTAKGGGLALVLTAQDVAVEGFCMSRCGHHGSYSYDAWAWVGNPATQCPGQCAWPFHQPPYGPQAPPPLVPPNGDVGMDGALISVASMVAGAVTNPFGDGFYQGDRGAPLEAATACAGVYGAGAYPGYAGQLLVDAATGGSYNANGARGRKYLLPALYDPDTGACATLV, encoded by the coding sequence ATGGCCTGCGCTTCCAGTAGCTTCCGCCTCAGAGACCACGCTCTGTCCTTGCTTCTGCTGGCGTTTCTCTTCCTCAGCTTGGCACGGCACGCCACGGGAGCCGCGGCCAGCCCCAGCAGCAGGAGGCTCATGGAGCTGTACAAGCCGCCGCCCAGCGACCTCCTAAGGTACCACGACGGCGCCGTGCTGAGCGGTGACATCCCCGTCTCCGTGCTCTGGTACGGCCGCTTCACGCCCGCGCAGAAGGCCATCGTCACCGActtcctcctctccctctccgcccCGCCGCGGGGTCGGGGAGCGCCGCCGTCCCCCGCGCCTTCCGTCTCCCAGTGGTGGGGCACCATCGACCGGCTCTACCTATCGAAGGCGGCGGACGCGGCGGCCGTCGGCAAGAGCGGCGCGTACGGCGGCAAGACCAAGAAGAGCACTCGGGTAGTCCTGGCCGGCCAGGTCTCCGACGAAGGGTGCTCGCTGGGGAAGAACCTGAAGCTCGCCCAGCTCCCGGCGCTGGCGGCCGCGGCACGCGCCGTGACTGCGAAGGGCGGCGGGCTCGCGCTGGTGCTCACGGCGCAGGACGTGGCGGTGGAGGGCTTCTGCATGAGCCGGTGCGGCCACCACGGGTCGTACTCGTACGACGCGTGGGCGTGGGTCGGGAACCCGGCCACGCAGTGCCCCGGCCAGTGCGCGTGGCCGTTCCACCAGCCGCCGTACGGCccgcaggcgccgccgccgctggtgccGCCGAACGGGGACGTGGGCATGGACGGCGCGCTGATCAGCGTGGCCAGCATGGTGGCCGGCGCCGTGACCAACCCGTTCGGGGACGGGTTCTACCAGGGCGACCGCGGCGCGCCGCTGGAGGCCGCCACGGCGTGCGCGGGCGTCTACGGCGCGGGCGCGTACCCCGGGTACGCCGGGCAGCTGCTGGTGGACGCGGCGACGGGTGGCAGCTACAACGCCAACGGGGCGCGCGGGAGGAAGTACCTGCTCCCCGCGCTGTACGACCCCGACACGGGTGCCTGCGCCACCTTGGTTTGA